Proteins from one Nakamurella multipartita DSM 44233 genomic window:
- a CDS encoding DUF389 domain-containing protein, producing the protein MADVAREAANDVIERLGQLGVPRDGTIHIDPAPTWISQAGFTAERRVPGSSADAVVWADVVQRSYDDSELNWTYLSFMSLATLLAAIAIILDSQVLVIGAMILGPDFGPVAALGVALVRRRWALFGLASRTLVLGFGVAIAVTTLLAVLAHALGWIDALDVVRPRPGTGFIYTPDKWSFIVAVIAAAAGVLSVTSAKLHGLSGVFVSVTTVPAAGNIALGIALGVGHEVWGSLLQLGINLSGMAVAGWLTLAIQQQIWTRMSIRRRKQRAFPEK; encoded by the coding sequence ATGGCCGACGTCGCCCGGGAAGCCGCCAACGACGTGATCGAGCGGCTGGGCCAGCTCGGCGTGCCCCGGGACGGCACCATCCATATCGACCCCGCCCCCACCTGGATCTCGCAGGCCGGCTTCACCGCCGAACGGCGGGTGCCCGGCAGCAGCGCCGACGCCGTCGTGTGGGCCGACGTCGTGCAGCGCTCCTACGACGACTCCGAGCTCAACTGGACCTACCTGAGCTTCATGAGCCTGGCCACGCTGCTGGCCGCGATCGCGATCATCCTGGACTCCCAGGTGCTGGTGATCGGCGCGATGATCCTGGGCCCGGACTTCGGCCCGGTGGCCGCGCTGGGGGTGGCTCTGGTGCGCCGGCGCTGGGCCCTGTTCGGGTTGGCCAGCCGCACCTTGGTGCTGGGTTTCGGGGTGGCCATCGCGGTGACCACGCTGCTGGCCGTGCTGGCCCATGCGCTGGGCTGGATCGACGCCCTGGACGTGGTCCGGCCGCGGCCCGGCACCGGCTTCATCTACACCCCGGACAAGTGGTCGTTCATCGTGGCGGTGATCGCCGCGGCCGCCGGCGTCCTGTCCGTCACCTCGGCGAAACTGCACGGCCTGTCCGGGGTTTTCGTCTCGGTGACCACGGTGCCGGCGGCCGGCAACATCGCGCTGGGGATCGCGCTCGGGGTCGGGCACGAGGTGTGGGGCAGCCTGCTGCAGCTGGGCATCAACCTGTCCGGGATGGCCGTCGCCGGGTGGCTGACGCTGGCCATCCAGCAACAGATCTGGACCCGCATGTCCATCCGCCGGCGCAAGCAGCGCGCGTTCCCGGAGAAGTAA
- a CDS encoding VOC family protein translates to MPTFSAVDHVALSVTDLVASHDFYTGVLGFLQVADFGPTRIYLHNPSAIMLALKQHPDAHGGRFTELATGLDHVALTVGSLAELREWEQRLRDAGAEFTPIREAEFGHHLNFRDPDGIALELATSNEPMAAALALLRSGELSDDQVVAHARQLLEQVLPMPEQ, encoded by the coding sequence GTGCCGACATTCTCCGCCGTCGATCATGTCGCTCTGTCGGTGACGGATCTGGTCGCCAGCCACGACTTCTACACCGGCGTGCTGGGTTTTCTGCAGGTGGCCGACTTCGGCCCGACACGGATCTACCTGCACAATCCCAGCGCCATCATGCTGGCCCTGAAACAACATCCGGACGCGCACGGTGGGCGTTTCACCGAGTTGGCGACCGGGCTCGATCACGTCGCCCTGACCGTCGGAAGCCTGGCCGAGCTGCGAGAGTGGGAGCAGCGCCTGCGCGACGCGGGCGCCGAGTTCACCCCGATCCGGGAAGCCGAGTTCGGCCATCACCTCAATTTCCGCGACCCGGACGGCATCGCCCTGGAATTGGCGACGTCGAACGAACCGATGGCCGCAGCCCTGGCTCTGCTGCGCAGCGGCGAACTCTCCGACGACCAGGTGGTGGCCCACGCCCGGCAGCTGCTGGAGCAAGTGTTGCCGATGCCGGAGCAGTAA
- the rph gene encoding rifamycin-inactivating phosphotransferase, translating to MREQWVVGLDEVDQGWAALVGGKGANLGELMRIDGVEVPDGFCVTTTAFRQVLEREPWIDGWLDRLAGLDPADRAAIGPLTAEIRRRIENIVLPADLAAAIEAAVAALGVQAAYAVRSSATAEDLPTASFAGQQDSFLDVVGAASIERHLVRCWASLFTERAVAYRQRRAIDHRAVRMAVVVQRMVPARAAGVMFTADPITGNRRIVCVEAAAGLGEALVAGRVNGEVYRLRDGQIVDRTVSSVGPVLTDDQVRRLAEWGRRIEAHFGRPQDIEWCLADNEFQFVQSRPITTLFPIPPADDEDNHVYLSVGHQQMMTEAMRPLGLSFWQMTTPAPMAEAGGRLFVDVTRRVGTPAGRAAMLAAIGRSDPLTGDALRSVLERDGFIPLRPDDAAPEPLPGGEVPMLDPDPGLVTELIARTQASIATAEREIQPFTGPELLDFIQADLQELRRILFDRQSHQAFMTAMQAAWWLNEHGQNWLGEKNVADILTQSVPHNVTSEMGLALLDVADAIRPHPAVIALLETSPAGDVLDRLTAVPGGGPARAAIVEWLDRYGMRCVGEIDITRPRWSEQPGALVPVILSNLKNFEPGEAARRVERGRQAARAKEQQVLERVRVRPGGAAAAEEMKLMIDRVRTFIGYREYPKYGMVSRYFVYKEALLREADRLTRAGVLAEPADVFFLTFPELQTVARTGSVDRALLDRRRSEFESYQTLTPPRVLTSDGEAVTGRYRRDDVPAGALAGLPVSAGTVEGRARVVLDMADADLDPGDILITTATDPSWTPLFVTIAGLITEVGGLMTHGAVIAREYGLPAVVGVVDATRLITDGQRIRVNGTDGWVQVLS from the coding sequence GTGCGCGAGCAGTGGGTGGTGGGACTGGACGAGGTCGACCAGGGGTGGGCTGCGCTGGTCGGCGGCAAGGGTGCGAATCTGGGCGAGCTGATGCGGATCGACGGGGTCGAGGTGCCCGACGGATTCTGCGTGACGACGACGGCCTTTCGGCAGGTGCTGGAACGGGAGCCGTGGATCGACGGGTGGCTCGACCGGTTGGCCGGTCTGGATCCCGCCGACCGCGCGGCGATCGGGCCGCTGACCGCCGAGATCCGGCGCCGCATCGAGAACATCGTTCTGCCGGCGGATCTCGCGGCGGCGATCGAGGCGGCGGTGGCGGCCCTGGGCGTGCAGGCCGCCTACGCGGTGCGGTCAAGCGCGACCGCCGAGGATCTGCCGACGGCCTCGTTCGCCGGCCAGCAGGACAGCTTCCTGGACGTGGTGGGCGCGGCGTCCATCGAGCGGCACCTCGTCCGGTGCTGGGCCTCGCTGTTCACCGAACGGGCTGTCGCCTACCGGCAGCGTCGCGCCATCGACCACCGGGCCGTGCGAATGGCGGTGGTGGTCCAGCGGATGGTGCCGGCCCGGGCGGCCGGCGTCATGTTCACCGCCGACCCGATCACCGGCAACCGCCGGATCGTCTGCGTGGAGGCCGCGGCCGGTCTCGGTGAGGCGCTGGTTGCCGGCCGGGTGAACGGTGAGGTGTACCGGTTGCGCGACGGGCAGATCGTCGACCGCACAGTCTCTTCCGTGGGCCCGGTGCTGACGGATGATCAGGTCCGGCGGCTCGCCGAGTGGGGCCGGCGGATCGAGGCGCATTTCGGTCGCCCGCAGGACATCGAATGGTGCCTGGCGGACAACGAGTTCCAGTTCGTGCAGAGCCGCCCGATCACCACCCTGTTCCCGATCCCGCCGGCCGACGACGAGGACAACCACGTCTACCTGTCGGTGGGCCACCAGCAGATGATGACGGAGGCGATGCGGCCGCTGGGGTTGTCGTTCTGGCAGATGACGACGCCCGCGCCGATGGCCGAGGCCGGCGGGCGGCTGTTCGTCGACGTGACCCGCCGGGTGGGCACCCCGGCCGGCCGGGCGGCGATGCTGGCGGCGATCGGCCGCTCGGACCCGCTGACCGGCGACGCGCTGCGTTCGGTCCTGGAACGCGACGGCTTCATCCCTCTGCGGCCCGACGATGCCGCTCCCGAGCCACTTCCCGGCGGTGAGGTGCCGATGCTGGACCCGGATCCGGGGCTGGTCACCGAGCTGATCGCGCGCACCCAGGCGTCCATCGCCACCGCGGAACGCGAGATCCAGCCGTTCACCGGCCCGGAGCTGCTCGACTTCATCCAGGCGGATCTGCAGGAGCTGCGGCGGATCCTGTTCGACCGGCAGAGCCATCAGGCGTTCATGACGGCCATGCAGGCCGCTTGGTGGCTCAATGAGCACGGGCAGAACTGGCTGGGCGAGAAGAACGTGGCCGACATCCTGACCCAATCCGTGCCGCACAACGTCACCTCCGAGATGGGGCTGGCGCTGCTGGATGTCGCCGACGCGATCCGCCCACATCCCGCGGTGATCGCGTTGCTGGAAACGTCGCCGGCCGGCGACGTTCTCGACCGGCTCACCGCGGTGCCGGGCGGTGGGCCGGCCCGGGCGGCCATCGTGGAGTGGCTGGATCGTTACGGCATGCGGTGTGTCGGTGAAATCGACATCACCCGGCCGCGGTGGAGCGAGCAGCCCGGCGCCCTGGTGCCGGTGATCCTGAGCAATCTGAAGAACTTCGAGCCGGGGGAGGCCGCCCGGCGGGTCGAGCGCGGGCGGCAGGCGGCGCGGGCCAAGGAGCAGCAGGTCCTTGAGCGGGTGCGGGTTCGGCCGGGCGGGGCGGCTGCGGCCGAGGAGATGAAGCTGATGATCGACCGGGTGCGGACGTTCATCGGGTACCGCGAATACCCCAAGTACGGCATGGTCAGTCGCTACTTCGTCTACAAGGAGGCGCTGCTGCGCGAGGCCGATCGGCTCACCCGGGCCGGCGTGCTGGCCGAACCGGCGGACGTCTTCTTCCTCACCTTCCCCGAGCTGCAGACCGTGGCCCGCACGGGATCGGTCGACCGGGCGCTGCTCGACCGGCGCCGCAGCGAGTTCGAGTCGTACCAGACACTGACCCCGCCCCGTGTGCTCACCTCGGACGGCGAGGCCGTCACCGGCCGGTATCGCCGCGACGACGTGCCCGCCGGCGCCCTGGCCGGCCTGCCGGTGTCGGCCGGCACCGTCGAAGGCCGGGCCCGGGTCGTGCTGGACATGGCCGACGCCGACCTTGACCCCGGCGACATCTTGATCACCACGGCCACCGACCCCAGCTGGACACCGTTGTTCGTCACCATCGCCGGACTGATCACCGAGGTCGGCGGCCTGATGACGCACGGCGCCGTCATCGCCCGCGAGTACGGGCTGCCGGCCGTCGTGGGGGTGGTCGATGCCACCCGGCTCATCACCGACGGGCAGCGGATCCGGGTCAACGGGACCGACGGGTGGGTGCAGGTGCTGTCGTGA
- a CDS encoding DUF429 domain-containing protein yields the protein MITAGVDLAASPAKTAIARVEWVNGAGARLLTVHERAEDEAIIEAVRSAAKTGIDCPLGWPAPFVDFVHRHERGSVAPHEFRSTELRRSIAYRRTDLVLNRAGYRPLSVSADRIAHAAMRAAGLLAALAQDGHDVDRAGRGVVVEVYPAGALHYWGLAWRVYKGNSHTDQRHQLVQALVDDAPWLEMSVDQVDRLRHSDDAFDAVIAAFVARAAAIGAVGRPDPADEELAAREGWIALPTTPLNGLLDPH from the coding sequence ATGATCACGGCGGGGGTCGATCTGGCCGCGTCCCCGGCGAAGACGGCGATCGCCCGGGTGGAATGGGTGAACGGCGCCGGCGCCCGCCTGCTGACCGTGCACGAGCGGGCCGAGGACGAGGCGATCATCGAGGCGGTGCGGTCGGCGGCCAAGACCGGCATCGACTGCCCGCTGGGGTGGCCGGCCCCGTTCGTCGACTTCGTCCATCGCCACGAGCGTGGCTCGGTGGCACCGCACGAATTCCGCTCGACCGAGCTCCGCCGCTCGATCGCTTACCGGCGGACCGATCTGGTGCTCAACCGGGCCGGCTACCGCCCGTTGAGCGTGTCCGCGGACCGCATCGCGCACGCCGCGATGCGCGCCGCCGGCCTGCTCGCGGCGCTGGCCCAGGACGGCCACGACGTGGACCGCGCGGGTCGCGGCGTCGTGGTCGAGGTGTATCCGGCGGGCGCCCTGCACTACTGGGGACTGGCCTGGCGGGTCTACAAGGGCAACTCGCACACCGACCAGCGCCACCAGTTGGTGCAGGCCCTGGTGGACGACGCGCCCTGGCTCGAAATGTCGGTGGATCAGGTGGACCGGCTCCGGCACTCCGACGACGCGTTCGACGCGGTCATCGCCGCCTTCGTGGCCCGGGCGGCGGCCATCGGTGCGGTGGGTCGGCCGGACCCTGCTGACGAGGAGCTGGCCGCCCGGGAGGGCTGGATCGCGCTTCCGACCACCCCGCTGAACGGACTGCTCGACCCGCACTAG
- a CDS encoding BtrH N-terminal domain-containing protein, giving the protein MTVAKQLKSRIRARMARTGERYSVARAQVLGTTAGGPVVDAGWTLRGGTDPDAAALAGVLAHRRVTGPDGPLTEPLLLVVGGGLGAGYILWEFAHDDSRIVVLGFSHSWQYYDRRLANTVDRLGLDVAWSRTGGAVGAAAALASTLAAGDPAIIWPDRFHLGYWNLPPFLDGHGGHPVVAYAVADGRVHVDDRNAAPLTVATADLDRARARVGSYKNAMLLVRSRDVVVPADRLRAAVRGGLMATVEQLGGTSTSFALPAWRKWSKLLIDPRAAKGWPTVFADRRGLLRALTGVWEAIEPAGMTGGHLRGVFADGLDEAAAVLDQPALSAEAQRWRAIADRWHDLAETALPVTVPAIGRVRELTATITGAVAEGDAAAGERAAAADELWALRAEHADAPALSEDEVRGVLAAMSGQLAAIVAAESAAVQCLGAVVAE; this is encoded by the coding sequence GTGACTGTCGCCAAGCAGCTCAAATCCCGCATCCGGGCCCGGATGGCTCGCACCGGGGAGCGCTACTCCGTCGCCCGTGCGCAGGTTCTCGGCACGACGGCGGGCGGCCCCGTCGTGGACGCCGGGTGGACCCTGCGTGGGGGCACCGACCCGGACGCCGCGGCGCTGGCCGGCGTGCTGGCCCACCGCCGGGTCACCGGGCCCGATGGGCCGCTGACCGAGCCCCTGCTGCTGGTGGTCGGGGGCGGGCTCGGGGCCGGGTACATCCTGTGGGAGTTCGCGCACGACGACAGCCGCATCGTCGTCCTCGGTTTCAGCCACTCCTGGCAGTACTACGACCGGCGGCTCGCCAACACTGTGGACCGGCTGGGGTTGGACGTCGCCTGGTCCCGGACCGGGGGAGCGGTCGGCGCGGCGGCCGCGCTCGCCTCGACCCTCGCCGCCGGCGATCCCGCGATCATCTGGCCGGACCGCTTCCACCTCGGCTACTGGAACCTGCCGCCGTTCCTGGACGGGCACGGTGGCCACCCCGTGGTCGCCTACGCCGTGGCGGATGGCCGGGTGCACGTTGACGATCGCAACGCCGCCCCGCTGACGGTCGCGACGGCCGACCTCGACCGGGCCCGGGCCAGGGTCGGCAGCTACAAGAACGCGATGCTGCTCGTCCGCTCGCGGGATGTCGTCGTCCCCGCGGACCGGTTGCGCGCGGCCGTGCGCGGCGGCCTGATGGCGACCGTCGAACAGCTCGGCGGCACGTCCACCTCGTTCGCGCTGCCGGCCTGGCGCAAGTGGTCCAAGCTGCTGATCGACCCACGAGCCGCGAAAGGATGGCCGACAGTGTTCGCCGACCGCCGTGGCCTGCTGCGGGCCCTGACCGGCGTGTGGGAAGCGATCGAACCGGCCGGGATGACCGGCGGGCACCTGCGGGGAGTGTTCGCCGACGGGCTGGACGAGGCCGCCGCCGTGCTGGACCAGCCGGCCCTGAGTGCCGAGGCGCAGCGCTGGCGGGCGATCGCCGACCGCTGGCACGACCTGGCCGAGACCGCGCTGCCGGTCACCGTTCCCGCGATCGGCCGGGTGCGCGAACTCACGGCCACGATCACCGGCGCCGTCGCCGAGGGCGATGCGGCGGCCGGCGAACGGGCCGCCGCGGCGGACGAACTGTGGGCCCTGCGGGCCGAGCACGCCGATGCGCCCGCCCTGTCGGAGGACGAGGTCCGCGGTGTCCTGGCGGCGATGAGCGGGCAGCTCGCCGCGATCGTCGCCGCCGAGTCCGCCGCCGTGCAGTGCCTGGGCGCCGTGGTTGCTGAGTAA
- a CDS encoding VOC family protein, which produces MVGIFAGIAVRDYPSAVQWYRRLLGSEPSFYPNDIEAVWQLADDRYVYIIEDHQRAGGAVCMIWLDDPAAEIARIAERGLEPDEIEKHDNVWKYVFHDADGNEIGIGGDVGSV; this is translated from the coding sequence GTGGTCGGCATTTTCGCGGGCATTGCGGTCCGCGACTACCCGAGTGCGGTCCAGTGGTACCGGCGACTGCTGGGCAGCGAACCGAGCTTCTACCCCAACGACATCGAGGCGGTCTGGCAGCTGGCCGACGATCGTTACGTCTACATCATCGAAGATCATCAGCGGGCCGGCGGGGCCGTGTGCATGATCTGGTTGGACGACCCCGCGGCCGAGATCGCCAGGATCGCCGAGCGGGGCCTGGAACCGGACGAGATCGAGAAGCACGACAACGTTTGGAAATACGTCTTCCACGACGCTGACGGCAACGAGATCGGCATCGGCGGGGACGTCGGGTCGGTTTAG
- a CDS encoding dihydrofolate reductase family protein: MGKVVMYSSVSVDGFIADENDQPGPLFDWLVSGDVPLDDSGALKVSQTSYDYVRPYWDEIGVTVVGRHVFDLTDGWDGQPPSGIDHVVVVTHRPAPEGWDPEAPFHFVGDVESALASAQELAGERTVEVAAGDVGGQVLAAGLIDEVRMDVVPVVFGSGKRFFGSVDAPHLLEDPDVVISGNRVLHLRYRVRR, encoded by the coding sequence ATGGGCAAGGTAGTGATGTACAGCTCGGTGTCGGTGGACGGGTTCATCGCCGACGAGAACGACCAGCCCGGGCCACTGTTCGACTGGTTGGTCAGCGGTGACGTGCCGCTGGACGACAGCGGCGCGTTGAAGGTGTCGCAGACGTCCTACGACTACGTCCGTCCGTACTGGGACGAGATCGGCGTGACCGTCGTCGGCCGGCACGTCTTCGACCTGACCGATGGCTGGGACGGTCAGCCCCCGAGCGGGATCGATCACGTGGTGGTCGTGACGCACCGGCCAGCGCCCGAGGGCTGGGATCCCGAGGCGCCGTTTCATTTCGTCGGCGACGTCGAGTCAGCCCTGGCCTCCGCGCAGGAACTGGCGGGTGAGCGCACGGTGGAGGTCGCCGCCGGTGACGTCGGTGGCCAGGTGCTGGCCGCCGGACTGATCGACGAGGTGCGGATGGACGTGGTCCCCGTAGTCTTCGGCTCCGGGAAACGCTTCTTCGGGTCGGTCGACGCGCCACACCTGCTGGAGGATCCCGACGTGGTGATTTCGGGGAATCGGGTGCTGCACCTGCGTTATCGGGTGCGCCGCTGA
- a CDS encoding SDR family oxidoreductase gives MNARDLMGGKTVLVTGGTGGIGLAAATGLAGLRARVGIVGRSAARGAAAADAVRSKVPSAQVDVFEADLSAQSEVRRLAAEVKATYSRLDVLVNNAGGYWSHRHVTADGLEHTFALNHLAPFLLTHELHDLLVASAPARVVTVSSGAQAMGRIDFDDLQGERSYNGQRAYNQSKLANVLFTYELARRLEGTGVTATVLHPGVVRTSFGQEDSDRWMRLVLPLVRPFMKTPDQGAATPIYLASSPEVDGVSGAYFAHQRTKKSSKGQLRPRPGPPALGGQHLARGHPPGQQPRARRQGSDMKLGRPPGRVTVQQVSGRSVDICAQLT, from the coding sequence ATGAACGCCCGCGACCTCATGGGCGGCAAGACCGTGCTGGTCACCGGCGGCACCGGCGGGATCGGGCTGGCCGCAGCCACCGGTCTCGCCGGACTCCGCGCCCGCGTGGGGATCGTGGGCCGCTCGGCCGCCCGAGGCGCGGCCGCGGCAGACGCCGTACGAAGCAAGGTGCCCTCGGCGCAGGTGGACGTCTTCGAGGCGGACCTGTCCGCCCAGTCCGAGGTACGGCGCCTGGCCGCTGAGGTCAAGGCGACCTACTCGCGGCTGGACGTGCTGGTGAACAACGCAGGCGGCTACTGGTCGCACCGTCACGTCACCGCGGACGGCCTCGAGCACACCTTCGCGCTCAACCACCTCGCCCCATTCCTGCTCACCCACGAGCTGCACGACCTGCTCGTCGCCAGCGCTCCCGCTCGGGTGGTGACCGTGTCCTCGGGGGCGCAGGCCATGGGGCGGATCGACTTCGACGACCTTCAGGGCGAGCGGTCCTACAACGGCCAGCGTGCCTACAACCAATCCAAACTCGCGAACGTGCTGTTCACCTATGAGCTGGCCCGCCGGCTCGAAGGCACCGGCGTGACCGCGACCGTGCTGCACCCGGGCGTGGTGCGCACCTCCTTCGGCCAGGAAGACAGCGATCGATGGATGCGGCTGGTGCTCCCCCTGGTGAGGCCCTTCATGAAGACCCCCGACCAGGGGGCCGCGACCCCGATTTACCTGGCGAGCTCCCCCGAGGTCGACGGCGTGAGCGGTGCCTACTTCGCCCACCAACGGACGAAAAAGTCGTCAAAGGGCCAGCTACGACCGCGACCTGGCCCACCGGCTCTGGGAGGTCAGCACCTCGCTCGTGGGCATCCACCAGGCCAACAACCCCGAGCACGACGCCAAGGATCAGACATGAAGCTCGGGCGCCCACCTGGGAGGGTCACCGTGCAGCAGGTCAGCGGTCGATCCGTCGATATCTGTGCCCAGCTGACCTGA
- a CDS encoding NADPH-dependent F420 reductase yields MKIAVLGTGMVGKAIAGRLHELGHTVVIGTRDPAATLARTEPDGMGNPPFSAWRAAHESVAVATLADAAASAELVVNASSGAVSLDLLGLAGADNLAGKVLVDIANPLDFSHGFPPTLFVKDTDSLGEQIQRAFPETKVVKTLNTLNASLMVDPKSLGESSSIFVSGNDSQAKATVVSLLQSFGHDDVIDLGPLETARGTEMLLPIWLRLMGTLGTGTFNFKIVR; encoded by the coding sequence ATGAAGATCGCAGTTCTCGGTACCGGCATGGTCGGGAAGGCGATCGCCGGCCGTCTGCACGAGCTCGGCCACACCGTGGTGATCGGCACCCGCGATCCCGCGGCCACCCTCGCCCGAACCGAGCCCGACGGCATGGGCAACCCGCCGTTCTCGGCCTGGCGCGCGGCTCACGAGAGCGTGGCCGTCGCCACTCTCGCCGATGCAGCGGCGAGCGCCGAGCTTGTGGTCAACGCCTCCTCGGGCGCGGTCTCGCTCGACCTTCTCGGCCTCGCCGGAGCAGACAACCTGGCCGGCAAGGTGCTGGTCGACATCGCCAACCCGCTGGACTTCTCCCACGGGTTCCCGCCCACCCTGTTCGTCAAGGACACCGACTCCCTGGGCGAGCAGATCCAGCGCGCCTTCCCCGAGACCAAGGTCGTCAAGACCCTCAACACGCTGAACGCCTCGTTGATGGTCGACCCGAAGTCGCTCGGTGAGTCCTCGTCGATTTTCGTCTCCGGCAACGATTCTCAAGCCAAGGCCACCGTGGTTTCTCTCCTCCAGTCCTTCGGGCACGACGACGTCATCGACCTCGGCCCGCTCGAGACCGCGCGGGGTACCGAGATGCTGCTACCCATCTGGTTGCGGCTGATGGGCACCCTGGGCACCGGCACGTTCAACTTCAAGATCGTCCGCTGA
- a CDS encoding TetR/AcrR family transcriptional regulator — protein MVTASPARERILETAFRLFYARGIRAVGVDLIIAESGVAKATFYKHFPAKDELVLAYLDKVDGIWTGQLQAAAEAAGSNPADQLVGLFDALGTACRRDGYRGCAFINAAAEAVPGTPVHVRTVAHKRAVLAWLRDLTARAGADDPDTLARSLALLLDGGLADGALAADPEAPRAAQQAARALIAAALAPAA, from the coding sequence GTGGTGACCGCCTCTCCCGCCCGCGAACGCATCCTCGAGACAGCCTTCCGCCTGTTCTATGCCCGTGGTATCCGAGCGGTCGGTGTGGACCTGATCATCGCTGAGTCCGGCGTCGCCAAGGCGACCTTCTACAAGCACTTCCCGGCCAAGGACGAGCTCGTGCTCGCCTACCTCGACAAGGTGGACGGGATCTGGACCGGTCAGCTCCAGGCGGCCGCCGAAGCCGCCGGCTCCAACCCCGCGGACCAGTTGGTCGGGCTCTTCGACGCCCTGGGAACGGCCTGCCGCCGGGACGGCTACCGGGGCTGCGCATTCATCAACGCTGCCGCGGAGGCCGTGCCCGGCACGCCCGTGCACGTGCGCACCGTCGCGCACAAGCGGGCCGTGCTCGCCTGGTTGCGCGACCTGACCGCACGGGCAGGTGCCGACGATCCGGACACGCTGGCGAGGTCATTGGCGCTGTTGCTCGACGGTGGCCTTGCGGACGGGGCGCTCGCCGCGGATCCCGAGGCCCCGCGCGCTGCGCAGCAGGCGGCCCGCGCTCTGATCGCCGCAGCGCTCGCCCCAGCAGCGTGA